One Gossypium arboreum isolate Shixiya-1 chromosome 13, ASM2569848v2, whole genome shotgun sequence genomic window, TTCGAAATCTGATGCATGTTCAAAGGGAAAAAGTTGTTTGGCTGACTTGAATGAGCCAGTTGAGATTGAAGAAACCAATGGTTCTGCATATCCTCACTTTTTGCCCCATGATCGCTATCATAGAGGTCATGAACTGTCAGCTAAACCAAAGCCAGAACTTCTTGGTTTCCCAAAAGACATTTCTGTGAATTCTCATCGCCAAAGTGATAATCGGTCCATAACTAATTTGCATGTTGAAAACAATGAGAATGCTAGAGGATTCCTTTCCCATGTGCTTGAAGCTGGTAATACTCGTGAACTACTGAACTTGCATTATGTTCCTTTCTTTAAAAGTTTTTTCATTTGTTACCAGCTGAGTGCTGTATTATATTCTTTGGTTTTGGTGGGATGGCGTTAGCCTGGTTTCTATGCCACGTCTTATGCAGATGATAATGGACACTCAGGATTCCATTTTTATTATCTTGGTTTGCAGGGCACAGTAAAGGCAACTCAATGTCTATTTCACAAAGTTTTCAGGCACAGAAGTTGCCTGTACCGTACCAGCAAGTACAGGTTCTTTTCGAGAAAGCTCATGATCCACCAACGTTTTCACTAACTGATCGAAGCAGGGCGGATTTCTCAAGAGACAGAATGCTTCAAAGTTTTGAAGTTTCAGGAAGAAACCATGAAATCTCCAATAACAGCCATCCAGAGTCAAACATGATTTCTAAGGTTAGCTTGAATCTGTTTGCTTCTTCTGATACGGTAAATCCATGGTCTCATTCGATTTCTTCTATGGAAAAGCCTTCGAGCAGCTTGAACCAGAAGTCATTGTCAGTTCAGACTCTCCCATCTTTGAATTCATATGGTCCTTATAGTAAGAGTTCTGGCATATCACCCCATAGCAATGAGAGTTTCAGCgagaaaaggaaagaaagtaGCAATTCTAAACTTAACCCTGCTTTTGGAAGTGAATTTTCCTATCGGAACGGTTTTCATTATGGATCCTCGTCGGGGTCCAAGGAACTTGGAGTTCAGCTCTTTTCTACCAGTTATGGTAGTAATGTTGGTAAGGTGGTCTCTGAGCAGTTCCCTACTGACAACTGCTCAAATGGTGTTGATATGAAGTCTGCTATCGATGTGAATTTGAATGTGGTGCTTTCGAACAATTCATCTAACATGCCAGTTACGCAACAAGGTCCTCAAATAGATTTACGAAGAAAGCATGAAGGCCATCTACCAGGGCTGCCATGGCTAAGGGCCAAGCCTGCTTGTAAGAATGAGGCTATAAGTGCAAGAATGGACTTGAACTTGAATGTTGGAGAGTTAATCTTCTTTCAATCTTCTTCGAAGAAATCGACCAATAAAAGTGAGACTGGAAATGGTTTCAGTCAAATTTTTACACAGAATGTGAAGTCAATTTCATCCTCCAACAATGCCGATGCCAACAGGAGTGAAATAAGTGAATGTCTGCACGATAAAAGGATTTTAGGGGTTCccatttttgaaaaacattaTGTTTCTGAGAACGAGTCTTCTTTTACCTCCCCATATGTATCTGGTTCTCAACCATCTGAAGGTGAAGCAGAAAATAAGGGGAGAAATGTGTTACTTGATATTAACTTACCTTGTGATGCGTCTCTTGACGCGAGCCAAGACAATGTTGCAGAGAATTCGGCCATAGAGAAGGAAGCAGATATGAAGATATCAAGTTTCAGACATCAAATTGACTTGAACTCGTGTGCTGTTGAGGATGAAGCTTCTTTTATACTGAATGTTCCAAGCACTGCTAGGAAGATGACTGGAGGAATAGATTTGGAAGCTCCACTCATTCCCGAGCCTAAGGATGTCATTCATGGAGAAGAATTATCAGAAAAGGCACACAACTTACCTCTGGTATCAGCAGAAAGAGGAGATGAGTCCTTGCAGGATGGACCTATGAAGAGTGCAGCTGAGGCAATAGTGGCCATCTCATCATCCGGTCATTGCAGTCATTTGGATGATGTCAGTTGCAATTCATCCGAAACTTCTACCACAGACCCCCTTAACTGGTTCGCTGAGACAGTTTCCTCTTTCGGCAAGGACCTTGAGAGCAAGTTGGAGGCTATTTCGAGAGATAAAGACAGGGGTCGAGATGAATCTTCTTTAGAAGAGATTGATTCCTTTGAATCAATGGTTTTGAGACTAGCAGAAACCAAGGAAGAGGATTACATGCCGGAGCCTCTAGTTCCCGAAAACTTTAAAGTGGAAGAAACAGGAAGTACCTCATTGTTAACAACACGAACACGAAAGGGCCAAGGAAGGCGAGGAAGGCAGCGGAGGGACTTCCAAAGGGACATCCTTCCAGGTCTTGCTTCTCTATCAAGGCACGAGGTCACACAAGATCTTCAAACATTTGGAGGGCTTATGAGAGCAACAGGTCATTCATGGAATTCTGGATTGACAAGAAGAAATTGTGGTAGGGGGAGGCGACGTTCGATAACTACCTCCCCTCCTGCTTCAGCAGCAGCCACAAGTCACACACCATTAATGCAGCAGCTTAATAACACTGAATTGGGGCTCGACGATGGAAGCCTTACTGGATGGGGGAAGACAACTAGACGTCCTCGCAGGCAAAGATGTCCCGCAGGTAACCTACCATCTCTTGCATTAACCTAATTACAAGGATACCATAGAGAGAACTAGGTCAATCATTATTTCTTCACATTTGGAAGAGGTTATCGTGATTCTCGGATTTCCTTTGTACATATCTTAGCCTGAAATCTGGCTGCACTTGATTGTCTGTCTTTTGAGTGGTTATAAACAACTTGCATTATTCATAAATGATGTTACATGGTTTCTTCTAACAGCAAGATATATGACACCATTccttagagtttttttttttttttcttcgaaTTTTAGTGTAACTATAAGAGCCCTTTGAATGTTTCCGGTCGACTCTGAAAATGCCTTAACTTTAAAAGGCTTCTTTTCACGATGGAGTCGTAACTTATTTTTGCCCTTTCATTCAATATGTTTCATGTAATAGTTGAGGCTATCAATGATTATGAATTTATGGTATAAAATCAAGTGGATGAGATGAGAGGAAATGAAAAAGAAGTAGAAATTTGGGATTTGGGGTGATCTTCCCATGTGAGAACAAAAGAT contains:
- the LOC108464554 gene encoding uncharacterized protein LOC108464554 isoform X3, with product MGTKVQSKSYLPGFYSMRDFNEDSNGCSWPLYCGDKTLTSGQYYNSFFPRAIADVYPEYDKDRLKRTMLEHEAIFHNQVSELHRLYRIQRDLMDEVKKKELQKDQVPTGPSLSSSLLASQITTEVAHKCHIPNFPKANSVCGRPSISGVEDAHSRLSSVKGSSIQAGPFLSKNGVNLKDVEVLECRPTKVRRKMFDLQLPADTYIDIEEAEEFRNDTASEFSTYLPNGNGKIEPESDGKPFPNGVGKTSCHGDGSKSDACSKGKSCLADLNEPVEIEETNGSAYPHFLPHDRYHRGHELSAKPKPELLGFPKDISVNSHRQSDNRSITNLHVENNENARGFLSHVLEAGHSKGNSMSISQSFQAQKLPVPYQQVQVLFEKAHDPPTFSLTDRSRADFSRDRMLQSFEVSGRNHEISNNSHPESNMISKVSLNLFASSDTVNPWSHSISSMEKPSSSLNQKSLSVQTLPSLNSYGPYSKSSGISPHSNESFSEKRKESSNSKLNPAFGSEFSYRNGFHYGSSSGSKELGVQLFSTSYGSNVGKVVSEQFPTDNCSNGVDMKSAIDVNLNVVLSNNSSNMPVTQQGPQIDLRRKHEGHLPGLPWLRAKPACKNEAISARMDLNLNVGELIFFQSSSKKSTNKSETGNGFSQIFTQNVKSISSSNNADANRSEISECLHDKRILGVPIFEKHYVSENESSFTSPYVSGSQPSEGEAENKGRNVLLDINLPCDASLDASQDNVAENSAIEKEADMKISSFRHQIDLNSCAVEDEASFILNVPSTARKMTGGIDLEAPLIPEPKDVIHGEELSEKAHNLPLVSAERGDESLQDGPMKSAAEAIVAISSSGHCSHLDDVSCNSSETSTTDPLNWFAETVSSFGKDLESKLEAISRDKDRGRDESSLEEIDSFESMVLRLAETKEEDYMPEPLVPENFKVEETGSTSLLTTRTRKGQGRRGRQRRDFQRDILPGLASLSRHEVTQDLQTFGGLMRATGHSWNSGLTRRNCGRGRRRSITTSPPASAAATSHTPLMQQLNNTELGLDDGSLTGWGKTTRRPRRQRCPAGNLPSLALT
- the LOC108464554 gene encoding uncharacterized protein LOC108464554 isoform X2, giving the protein MWVRGMGTKVQSKSYLPGFYSMRDFNEDSNGCSWPLYCGDKTLTSGQYYNSFFPRAIADVYPEYDKDRLKRTMLEHEAIFHNQVSELHRLYRIQRDLMDEVKKKELQKDQVPTGPSLSSSLLASQITTEVAHKCHIPNFPKANSVCGRPSISGVEDAHSRLSSVKGSSIQAGPFLSKNGVNLKDVEVLECRPTKVRRKMFDLQLPADTYIDIEEAEEFRNDTASEFSTYLPNGNGKIEPESDGKPFPNGVGKTSCHGDGSKSDACSKGKSCLADLNEPVEIEETNGSAYPHFLPHDRYHRGHELSAKPKPELLGFPKDISVNSHRQSDNRSITNLHVENNENARGFLSHVLEAGHSKGNSMSISQSFQAQKLPVPYQQVQVLFEKAHDPPTFSLTDRSRADFSRDRMLQSFEVSGRNHEISNNSHPESNMISKVSLNLFASSDTVNPWSHSISSMEKPSSSLNQKSLSVQTLPSLNSYGPYSKSSGISPHSNESFSEKRKESSNSKLNPAFGSEFSYRNGFHYGSSSGSKELGVQLFSTSYGSNVGKVVSEQFPTDNCSNGVDMKSAIDVNLNVVLSNNSSNMPVTQQGPQIDLRRKHEGHLPGLPWLRAKPACKNEAISARMDLNLNVGELIFFQSSSKKSTNKSETGNGFSQIFTQNVKSISSSNNADANRSEISECLHDKRILGVPIFEKHYVSENESSFTSPYVSGSQPSEGEAENKGRNVLLDINLPCDASLDASQDNVAENSAIEKEADMKISSFRHQIDLNSCAVEDEASFILNVPSTARKMTGGIDLEAPLIPEPKDVIHGEELSEKAHNLPLVSAERGDESLQDGPMKSAAEAIVAISSSGHCSHLDDVSCNSSETSTTDPLNWFAETVSSFGKDLESKLEAISRDKDRGRDESSLEEIDSFESMVLRLAETKEEDYMPEPLVPENFKVEETGSTSLLTTRTRKGQGRRGRQRRDFQRDILPGLASLSRHEVTQDLQTFGGLMRATGHSWNSGLTRRNCGRGRRRSITTSPPASAAATSHTPLMQQLNNTELGLDDGSLTGWGKTTRRPRRQRCPAGNLPSLALT
- the LOC108464554 gene encoding uncharacterized protein LOC108464554 isoform X1, giving the protein MAVFTMGLLLQHASFERMGTKVQSKSYLPGFYSMRDFNEDSNGCSWPLYCGDKTLTSGQYYNSFFPRAIADVYPEYDKDRLKRTMLEHEAIFHNQVSELHRLYRIQRDLMDEVKKKELQKDQVPTGPSLSSSLLASQITTEVAHKCHIPNFPKANSVCGRPSISGVEDAHSRLSSVKGSSIQAGPFLSKNGVNLKDVEVLECRPTKVRRKMFDLQLPADTYIDIEEAEEFRNDTASEFSTYLPNGNGKIEPESDGKPFPNGVGKTSCHGDGSKSDACSKGKSCLADLNEPVEIEETNGSAYPHFLPHDRYHRGHELSAKPKPELLGFPKDISVNSHRQSDNRSITNLHVENNENARGFLSHVLEAGHSKGNSMSISQSFQAQKLPVPYQQVQVLFEKAHDPPTFSLTDRSRADFSRDRMLQSFEVSGRNHEISNNSHPESNMISKVSLNLFASSDTVNPWSHSISSMEKPSSSLNQKSLSVQTLPSLNSYGPYSKSSGISPHSNESFSEKRKESSNSKLNPAFGSEFSYRNGFHYGSSSGSKELGVQLFSTSYGSNVGKVVSEQFPTDNCSNGVDMKSAIDVNLNVVLSNNSSNMPVTQQGPQIDLRRKHEGHLPGLPWLRAKPACKNEAISARMDLNLNVGELIFFQSSSKKSTNKSETGNGFSQIFTQNVKSISSSNNADANRSEISECLHDKRILGVPIFEKHYVSENESSFTSPYVSGSQPSEGEAENKGRNVLLDINLPCDASLDASQDNVAENSAIEKEADMKISSFRHQIDLNSCAVEDEASFILNVPSTARKMTGGIDLEAPLIPEPKDVIHGEELSEKAHNLPLVSAERGDESLQDGPMKSAAEAIVAISSSGHCSHLDDVSCNSSETSTTDPLNWFAETVSSFGKDLESKLEAISRDKDRGRDESSLEEIDSFESMVLRLAETKEEDYMPEPLVPENFKVEETGSTSLLTTRTRKGQGRRGRQRRDFQRDILPGLASLSRHEVTQDLQTFGGLMRATGHSWNSGLTRRNCGRGRRRSITTSPPASAAATSHTPLMQQLNNTELGLDDGSLTGWGKTTRRPRRQRCPAGNLPSLALT
- the LOC108464554 gene encoding uncharacterized protein LOC108464554 isoform X4, with protein sequence MAVFTMGLLLQHASFERMGTKVQSKSYLPGFYSMRDFNEDSNGCSWPLYCGDKTLTSGQYYNSFFPRAIADVYPEYDKDRLKRTMLEHEAIFHNQVSELHRLYRIQRDLMDEVKKKELQKDQVPTGPSLSSSLLASQITTEVAHKCHIPNFPKANSVCGRPSISGVEDAHSRLSSVKGSSIQAGPFLSKNGVNLKDVEVLECRPTKVRRKMFDLQLPADTYIDIEEAEEFRNDTASEFSTYLPNGNGKIEPESDGKPFPNGVGKTSCHGDGSKSDACSKGKSCLADLNEPVEIEETNGSAYPHFLPHDRYHRGHELSAKPKPELLGFPKDISVNSHRQSDNRSITNLHVENNENARGFLSHVLEAGHSKGNSMSISQSFQAQKLPVPYQQVQVLFEKAHDPPTFSLTDRSRADFSRDRMLQSFEVSGRNHEISNNSHPESNMISKPSSSLNQKSLSVQTLPSLNSYGPYSKSSGISPHSNESFSEKRKESSNSKLNPAFGSEFSYRNGFHYGSSSGSKELGVQLFSTSYGSNVGKVVSEQFPTDNCSNGVDMKSAIDVNLNVVLSNNSSNMPVTQQGPQIDLRRKHEGHLPGLPWLRAKPACKNEAISARMDLNLNVGELIFFQSSSKKSTNKSETGNGFSQIFTQNVKSISSSNNADANRSEISECLHDKRILGVPIFEKHYVSENESSFTSPYVSGSQPSEGEAENKGRNVLLDINLPCDASLDASQDNVAENSAIEKEADMKISSFRHQIDLNSCAVEDEASFILNVPSTARKMTGGIDLEAPLIPEPKDVIHGEELSEKAHNLPLVSAERGDESLQDGPMKSAAEAIVAISSSGHCSHLDDVSCNSSETSTTDPLNWFAETVSSFGKDLESKLEAISRDKDRGRDESSLEEIDSFESMVLRLAETKEEDYMPEPLVPENFKVEETGSTSLLTTRTRKGQGRRGRQRRDFQRDILPGLASLSRHEVTQDLQTFGGLMRATGHSWNSGLTRRNCGRGRRRSITTSPPASAAATSHTPLMQQLNNTELGLDDGSLTGWGKTTRRPRRQRCPAGNLPSLALT
- the LOC108464554 gene encoding uncharacterized protein LOC108464554 isoform X5 gives rise to the protein MWVRGMGTKVQSKSYLPGFYSMRDFNEDSNGCSWPLYCGDKTLTSGQYYNSFFPRAIADVYPEYDKDRLKRTMLEHEAIFHNQVSELHRLYRIQRDLMDEVKKKELQKDQVPTGPSLSSSLLASQITTEVAHKCHIPNFPKANSVCGRPSISGVEDAHSRLSSVKGSSIQAGPFLSKNGVNLKDVEVLECRPTKVRRKMFDLQLPADTYIDIEEAEEFRNDTASEFSTYLPNGNGKIEPESDGKPFPNGVGKTSCHGDGSKSDACSKGKSCLADLNEPVEIEETNGSAYPHFLPHDRYHRGHELSAKPKPELLGFPKDISVNSHRQSDNRSITNLHVENNENARGFLSHVLEAGHSKGNSMSISQSFQAQKLPVPYQQVQVLFEKAHDPPTFSLTDRSRADFSRDRMLQSFEVSGRNHEISNNSHPESNMISKPSSSLNQKSLSVQTLPSLNSYGPYSKSSGISPHSNESFSEKRKESSNSKLNPAFGSEFSYRNGFHYGSSSGSKELGVQLFSTSYGSNVGKVVSEQFPTDNCSNGVDMKSAIDVNLNVVLSNNSSNMPVTQQGPQIDLRRKHEGHLPGLPWLRAKPACKNEAISARMDLNLNVGELIFFQSSSKKSTNKSETGNGFSQIFTQNVKSISSSNNADANRSEISECLHDKRILGVPIFEKHYVSENESSFTSPYVSGSQPSEGEAENKGRNVLLDINLPCDASLDASQDNVAENSAIEKEADMKISSFRHQIDLNSCAVEDEASFILNVPSTARKMTGGIDLEAPLIPEPKDVIHGEELSEKAHNLPLVSAERGDESLQDGPMKSAAEAIVAISSSGHCSHLDDVSCNSSETSTTDPLNWFAETVSSFGKDLESKLEAISRDKDRGRDESSLEEIDSFESMVLRLAETKEEDYMPEPLVPENFKVEETGSTSLLTTRTRKGQGRRGRQRRDFQRDILPGLASLSRHEVTQDLQTFGGLMRATGHSWNSGLTRRNCGRGRRRSITTSPPASAAATSHTPLMQQLNNTELGLDDGSLTGWGKTTRRPRRQRCPAGNLPSLALT